A single region of the Hylaeus volcanicus isolate JK05 chromosome 5, UHH_iyHylVolc1.0_haploid, whole genome shotgun sequence genome encodes:
- the LOC128877189 gene encoding protein lap4 isoform X2, with protein MFRCIPIFKGCNRQVEYVDKRHCSLPSVPDDILRYSRSLEELLLDANHIRDLPKNFFRLQRLRKLGLSDNEIHRLPPDIQNFENLVELDVSRNDIPDIPENIKNLRALQVADFSSNPIPRLPAGFVQLRNLTVLGLNDMSLTNLPPDFGSLEALQSLELRENLLKSLPESLSQLYKLERLDLGDNDIEELPAHIGKLPALQELWLDHNQLQHLPPEIGELKTLACLDVSENRLEDLPEEIGGLGSLTDLHLSQNVIEKLPDGIGELKKLTILKVDQNRLSSLNSNIGRCENLQELILTENFLLELPATIGKLLNLNNLNVDRNSLQSLPIEIGNLKKLGVLSLRDNKLQYLPAEVGQCTALHVLDISGNRLQYLPYSLINLNLKAVWLSENQAQPMLTFQTDIDEETEQEVLTCFLLPQLESHPDDSGRVGMLVGMRNAVQGGEIRELGSSDDEGWQEKEASRTHSVKFTDEPPETDKETPFVRQNTPHPKELKAKAHKLFSKGKSDSRSASTDEQDVSQTFGLDKAETDTLMKPNDLDLSTDQELVNTEFIENEQKQTVPGTLDDNTDLRSNNEPEVVSNQYITEYNPDMGMEGSVSESKDGNDESENEEIQRHVEFSIAEGTDYEGGGDSNRPNRLHRRDTPHHLKNKRIHTAVDKEKVASIIAQALMKKSDEPAVPASAPTESVENFDTQSQGAISDAEPTIEVREEQYEIHIERTTGGLGLSIAGGIGSTPFKGDDEGIFISRVTEGGPADLAGLKVEDKVLSVNGVSVVNVGHYDAVEVLKACGRVLVLVVQREVTRILPPYEQTSRKDSMCSSLSTSRAPSATSHVSSTGLPHNLENGDASLPHETIKIKKIPEPISTVKPGTEPMVSVLVHTTLIRDQNGLGFSIAGGEGSPPFKDNSDAIYISRITDGGVAQKDGKLLIGDKVISINGVEMRGAKHEQAVALLTGLERFVRLVVEREIPLSQANAATVVTPSEKSPRVIGAPKPYTGLYSANSYIANRPGYTGYRRSIDADRALSPSPTSKTPPPMKIETAEMPKMNGVTESGTIKNVSSVSPSPTNSQPHPQPAPRHSISQPTIALATTATSTPTSSTEPRSISPQDDIQVSKPITNEEFQAMIPAHFLRPPTSSSPPDSHQGPIVTVTIKQPDNLPGDVNFPPAPTTLGKVTETITKSTLTETVVTRVTDNQSVQPVIIEDVVLVKEGSLGFSIIGGTDHSCTPFGAKEPGIFISHVVPGGIAAKSGKLRMGDRILKVNGTDVTKATHQEAVMELLRPGDQIMLTVQHDPLPENYQELVITKEPGEKLGMHIKGGLRGQKGNPLDHTDEGVFISKINSGGAAKRDGRLKVGMRLLEVNGTSLLGATHQEAVNILRCSGNTITLVVCKGYDKNEVEPILPLSDGRESKESRTSKELKDPATDGTKSLSQSVSSLDRDDEEAATLRQEQEMKAELVAWEQEERERALIEHREKSTPEKVLDVVRAAESLVSKSNSPVDMVPPKSPGGTKDLKTTTIVMSKHTLAPQNTNSLRKERSGTSMDNYWSTKSPVSTLTPSTNFNRTAIAQTLPSPKKKHSIPKRSITFANLPPISKEESIDYISPTAIKGERSLSPHDKCTSDPQIISYKKVYHSPTQTAHCHFKLPPTPLTSPTSPGHFGTSASFNKRQTARSVDGHIQVELSPTPSPTPPLVKMSVSDKKKLFESAMEEHLKPSPKPEKVFSFLSQDEVEKMKQEEEKKIATLTRDELKSWAQLDENEGLEDMEETLEDQDNRRPNSRLSSRSSILLLQNLPSSVRTAKAERRLKERLVQEGIISDEDEESHLSPAEQRVLRAEKRAAWRQARLKSLEQDALQAQIVIKKMSEMMDSTNKADAIQDSVDTVTLSPESDKAADFTTLRPSSADFPKLAVRSKVGPPKEIRESEKVVDEKVTRRTEEYVDEVTGERRVRTVEYVEKLIERQVETLREKIISLELSNAEDEIESITGTGASDAESESEEIAGQSSVASTPQEKTETIITSNATEDAAPKISVNAVVASKKKKRKRSKKGRH; from the exons ATATACCAGACATTCCTGAGAACATCAAGAATTTACGGGCACTTCAGGTGGCGGACTTCAGTAGCAATCCAATTCCAAG gcTTCCGGCTGGCTTCGTGCAGTTAAGGAACCTAACTGTTTTAGGACTCAACGATATGTCACTCACGAATTTACCGCCCGACTTCGGAAG CTTGGAGGCGTTACAATCACTGGAGTTAAGAGAAAACTTGCTCAAGTCCTTGCCCGAGTCGCTTTCTCAACTTTATAAATTGGAGCGGCTAGATCTCGGCGACAATGACATCGAGGAATTG ccGGCGCATATAGGAAAACTGCCAGCGTTGCAAGAATTATGGCTAGATCATAATCAGTTGCAACATTTGCCACCGGAAATCGGAGAATTGAAAACATTAGCGTGCTTGGACGTATCCGAAAATCGTTTGGAAGATCTTCCGGAAGAAATCGGCGGTCTGGGTTCCTTAACGGATTTGCATTTATCCCAGAACGTTATCGAAAAGTTGCCCGATGGAATTGGGGAACTGAAAAAGCTTACTATTCTGAAAGTCGATCAAAATAGGCTTTCTAGTTTAAACTCGAACATAGGCAG GTGCGAGAATCTGCAAGAATTAATTCTTACGGAAAATTTTCTCTTGGAGTTGCCTGCAACCATAGGAAAACTTCTTAATCTAAACAATTTGAATGTGGATAGAAATAGTTTGCAATCGCTACCGATTGAAATTG gaaatttgaaaaaattgggCGTACTCTCTTTAAGAGACAATAAGTTGCAATATCTTCCGGCTGAAGTTGGTCAGTGCACTGCTCTTCATGTCTTGGACATATCCGGCAACAG ATTACAATACTTGCCATATTCCTTGATTAATTTGAACTTAAAGGCAGTATGGTTAAGTGAAAACCAAGCCCAACCAATGCTTACTTTCCAAACGGATATCGATGAAGAAACCGAGCAAGAGGTATTAACTTGCTTCCTCCTACCGCAATTGGAATCCCATCCTGATG atTCAGGAAGAGTTGGTATGTTGGTTGGAATGAGAAACGCTGTTCAGGGTGGCGAAATACGGGAGCTTGGTAGCAGCGACGATGAAGGCTGGCAAGAAAAAGAAGCATCGCGAACGCATTCAGTGAAATTCACAGATGAACCTCCGGAAACTGATAAGGAG ACACCGTTTGTACGACAAAATACACCGCATCCGAAAGAATTGAAAGCCAAAGCTCACAAATTGTTCAGTAAAGGAAAGAGCGACAGTCGGTCGGCATCTACTGACGAACAG GATGTTTCTCAAACATTTGGTTTAGATAAAGCTGAGACTGATACGCTAATGAAACCTAACGATTTAGATCTATCTACAGACCAGGAACTCGTAAATActgaatttatagaaaacgaacaaaaacaaACTGTACCTGGAACATTAGACGATAATACGGACCTTCGATCTAATAATGAACCAGAAGTGGTTTCCAATCAATATATTACAGAATATAATCCT GATATGGGAATGGAAGGTTCGGTATCTGAATCAAAGGATGGAAATGATGAATCCGAAAATGAGGAAATACAAAGACACGTAGAATTTTCTATAGCAGAGGGTACTGATTACGAAGGTGGCGGTGATTCGAATAGACCCAATAGACTTCATCGTAGAGACACTCCACACCATTTAAAGAATAAACGTATCCATACGGCCGTGGATAAGGAAAAGGTAGCTTCCATTATTGCACAA GCACTTATGAAGAAAAGCGATGAACCTGCTGTACCTGCATCAGCACCTACGGAATCTGTAGAAAATTTCGACACTCAGAGCCAAG GTGCGATATCCGATGCTGAACCTACGATAGAAGTACGAGAGGAACAATATGAGATTCATATTGAGAGAACGACAGGTGGTCTTGGTTTGTCGATAGCTGGTGGTATCGGTTCAACCCCATTCAAAGGTGACGATGAaggcatttttatttccagaGTTACCGAAG GTGGGCCCGCAGATTTGGCAGGTTTAAAAGTAGAGGATAAAGTGCTATCTGTAAACGGAGTTTCAGTAGTAAACGTAGGTCACTATGATGCTGTAGAAGTTCTAAAAGCATGCGGACGTGTTCTTGTATTAGTAGTTCAGAGAGAAGTTACAAGGATATTACCGCCATATGAACAG acATCAAGGAAAGATTCGATGTGCTCTAGTTTGAGTACGAGTAGAGCACCAAGCGCTACGTCTCATGTTTCATCTACAGGTTTGCCgcataatttagaaaatggcGATGCTTCTTTACCTCATGAAACTATTAAG aTCAAGAAAATTCCGGAACCTATATCCACGGTGAAACCAGGTACTGAACCAATGGTGTCTGTCCTTGTACATACAACATTAATACGGGACCAAAATGGACTTGGATTTAGTATTGCTGGCGGAGAAGGTTCTCCACCATTCAAGGACAATAGCGAT gcaatatatatttcaagaataaccGATGGTGGTGTGGCACAGAAAGAcggtaaattattaatcggaGACAAAGTAATATCT aTTAATGGAGTTGAAATGAGAGGAGCTAAGCACGAGCAGGCAGTTGCTTTACTAACAGGCTTGGAAAGATTCGTTCGATTGGTAGTCGAACGTGAAATTCCACTTTCACAAGCAAACGCAGCCACGGTTGTAACACCATCGGAAAAATCACCACGCGTAATTGGCGCACCTAAACCGTATACAGGATTATATAGTGCCAATAGTTATATAGCGAATAGACCAGGATATACCGGATATCGGCGATCTATTGATGCCGACAGAGCTTTATCACCGAGTCCTACTTCGAAGACACCACCGCCTATGAAAATTGAAACCGCTGAGATGCCCAAAATGAACGGTGTTACAGAATCTGGAACTATTAAAAACGTTTCTTCGGTATCGCCAAGTCCAACAAATAGCCAGCCGCATCCACAGCCTGCTCCGAGGCATAGCATTTCACAACCGACGATCGCACTCGCAACAACTGCAACCTCGACGCCCACATCTTCTACAGAGCCTAGGTCAATCTCACCCCAGGACGACATACAGGTATCGAAGCCTATCACCAACGAAGAATTTCAGGCTATGATTCCCGCACATTTCCTCCGTCCTCCTACTTCCTCGTCACCTCCAGACTCCCATCAAGGCCCTATCGTGACAGTGACAATAAAGCAGCCTGATAATCTACCTGGAGATGTTAATTTTCCTCCGGCTCCCACTACACTTGGTAAAGTTACTGAGACCATCACAAAGAGCACTCTCACCGAGACCGTCGTTACTAGGGTGACCGACAACCAGTCGGTACAGCCAGTAATTATCGAG GATGTCGTCCTTGTAAAAGAAGGATCCTTAGGATTCAGTATCATTGGAGGTACAGATCATTCCTGCACTCCGTTTGGTGCAAAAGAACctggaatttttatatctcAT gTTGTGCCTGGAGGTATAGCTGCAAAATCTGGTAAATTAAGAATGGGTGACAGAATACTGAAAGTAAATGGTACAGATGTAACAAAAGCTACTCATCAAGAGGCTGTGATGGAACTACTACGACCGGGAGATCAAATTATGCTTACAGTTCAACATGATCCATTACCGGAAAATTATCAG GAATTGGTTATTACAAAAGAACCGGGTGAAAAATTGGGTATGCACATTAAAGGTGGACTTAGAGGACAAAAGGGTAACCCCCTGGATCATACAGACGAGGGAGTTTTTATATCTAAGATTAATTCCGGTGGTGCAGCTAAAAGAGACGGAAGACTGAAG GTGGGCATGAGACTACTCGAAGTGAATGGTACATCGTTACTAGGCGCGACTCACCAAGAAGCAGTAAATATACTTCGGTGTTCGGGAAATACAATTACGTTAGTAGTTTGCAAAGgttatgataaaaatgaagtcGAGCCTATATTGCCACTATCCGATGGTAGAGAATCTAAAGAGTCTAGAACGTCTAAAGAATTAAAGGATCCTGCAACAGATGGCACTAAGTCTCTGTCACAGAGTGTGTCCAGTTTGGATCGCGACGATGAAGAAGCTGCAACTCTCAGACAAGAACAAGAAATGAAAGCTGAACTTGTTGCATGGGAACAAGAAGAACGGGAACGTGCTTTGATCGAGCATAGAGAAAAATCGACTCCCGAAAAA GTATTGGATGTAGTTAGAGCAGCTGAATCCTTAGTAAGCAAATCCAATAGTCCTGTTGACATGGTGCCACCAAAATCGCCAGGTGGTACAAAAGATCTCAAAACAACTACTATTGTGATGAGCAAACACACTTTAGCACctcaaaatacaaat TCGCTAAGGAAAGAGAGAAGTGGAACATCAATGGATAATTATTGGTCAACAAAGTCTCCAGTCTCTACTCTTACTCCATCGACGAATTTTAATCGTACTGCTATTGCCCAAACCTTGCCATCtccaaagaaaaaacattCTATACCGAAGCGTAGTATAACCTTCGCCAATCTTCCTCCAATTTCTAAAGAAGAATCAATCGACTATATCTCTCCGACCGCTATCAAAGGAGAACGTTCTCTGTCTCCGCATGACAAATGTACATCCGATCCccaaattatttcttacaagAAAGTCTACCATAGTCCTACCCAAACTGCTCACTGCCATTTTAAACTTCCTCCAACACCTTTAACTTCTCCTACATCCCCGGGGCATTTTGGCACTTCAGCTTCTTTTAACAAGCGACAGACAGCACGCTCTGTTGACGGTCATATTCAGGTTGAG CTGTCACCAACACCATCTCCGACACCACCTCTAGTAAAGATGTCAGTTAGcgacaaaaagaaattatttgaaagtgcCATGGAGGAACATCTAAAGCCTTCCCCTAAGCCAG AGAAAGTATTCAGTTTTTTAAGCCAGGACGAAGttgagaaaatgaaacaagaagAAG aaaaaaaaattgccacATTGACACGAGATGAATTAAAATCGTGGGCTCAACTTGACGAAAACGAAGGTTTAGAAGATATGGAGGAAACTCTAGAAGATCAGGATAATCGACGGCCTAA TAGCCGACTGAGCTCGCGAAGTTCGATCCTCCTTCTGCAGAACCTTCCAAGCAGTGTAAGGACAGCAAAAGCAGAACGCCGTTTGAAGGAGAGATTGGTACAGGAG GGTATAATTTCggatgaagatgaagaaagTCATCTGAGTCCTGCCGAGCAGAGAGTACTAAGAGCTGAAAAGCGTGCAGCATGGAGACAGGCACGTTTGAAATCTCTGGAACAG GATGCTCTCCAAGCgcaaatagtaataaaaaaaatgagcgAAATGATGGACAGTACGAATAAAGCGGATGCGATACAGGACTCTGTAGATACCGTCACTCTTTCTCCTGAATCGGATAAAGCAGCTGAT TTCACTACGTTACGGCCGTCTAGTGCAGATTTTCCCAAACTTGCTGTACGCAGCAAGGTGGGTCCCCCTAAAGAGATACGCGAATCCGAAAAAGTAGTGGACGAGAAGGTCACTCGACGTACCGAGGAATATGTGGATGAGGTGACGGGTGAACGTCGTGTACGAACTGTCGAATACGTCGAGAAGCTCATTGAGCGACAG GTTGAAACTCTAAGAGAAAAGATTATTTCACTGGAATTAAGTAACGCAGAGGACGAAATAGAGAGTATTACTGGCACGGGAGCAAGCGATGCGGAAAGCGAAAGCGAAGAAATTGCTGGACAGTCTTCTGTTGCGAGTACTCCTCAAGAGAAAACCGAAACAATCATCACATCGAATGCGACTGAGGATGCAGCGCCTAAAATCAGTGTAAACGCAGTCGTTGCctcaaagaaaaagaaacggaaacgtTCGAAAAAAGGTCGTCATTGA